The Glycine max cultivar Williams 82 chromosome 3, Glycine_max_v4.0, whole genome shotgun sequence sequence AAGATTTGCCATGCATATGGTAATAATTTCTGTCTCTATCTATCTATAATCATTTATTACCAGTTTGAGGCTACAAAATTAGTAGTACTAGACTAGTGGTAACTCTAACTGACAAAAGCATGTATGCAGGGATGGCAGTTATTGGTGATATGATGATCACAACAACTCTAGCATCGCTTATAATGCTTGTTTTGTGGAAAAAGAGTCGGTGGCGCGTGGGTGTGTTCTTTTTGGGATTTGGCTTCATTGAGATTGTTTATTTCTCTTCTCAACTAACCAAGTTTACAGCAGGAGGGTATCTTCCAATTGTATCAGCTATGTTCTTGACGGCGGTGATGGGAATATGGCATTATGTGCACAAAGAAAGATACATGTTTGAACTGAAAAACAAGGTTTCAAGTGCGTATTTGAATGAAGTGGCCAACAACCCAGACGTAAGGCGAGTGCCCGGAATAGGACTTCTGTACGAATTGATACTTGGACACTCCAACATTCTATTTAACCATTaacactttttcttttgtttctatcTTTCTGTTATTATCACATCAAATatgtatctttttcttttctttctcgtCCTAGGTGTAGATTATCATATGAGGTGTGCACGAAATATTTGACTAAACAAATAAGTGAATCACAAGTTCATAACATCTAGGTAATTTTGTGTGTATCCAAAATTGAGTCAAATCTCATGTTCTCAACTATTAATTGATTTATTGAATAGTAATTAAATAAGAGaaagaatatgataaatgatctAGAGTTTGccaatttatttaaacttaaaaaaataattataaagatcatttttaaaaaagaaactacctattttattaaataaactacttttgttttaaactacttattttaaaaattagttattttattaaattaactacTTTAAAAAGAAGCTAGTtgaactttttgtttttattcattACATTTTTTAGTCCCAATAAATATGTCACTTTAAATTATTAGTTCTCTTTTGAATGATATTATCATGATgagtgatattttttataatattattttttattgacgtGATAATTGATCATGTCATCATTTAATAATATGACATGGTGATATTGATAACATTATTAATCACAATGAtatgaactaaaaaaacaaaaaaaattataatagtaaGATCTAAAATCAAACTTTAAAAGACTAAAGCTAAAAATTCTCTATTTTAAGGgactaaattgttatttaaactattttaaagtatatctagttttcatattttatttaatttttaaaatacttttatgttaattaaattaattttatataacattGTTTTCTATAAATGTACTCTTTTAATATATGAGATGATTTTTTGTTaagcaaattcttttttgctaAATAACTTCTTGTTTTAaagaacttttaaattttaaaaaaataaaaattgacaaaTAACTTTTACTTgattctatgtttttttttttaactttagagTAGCTTACATGTGAAGACAAAAAAGTTGTGTGAAACATAGtcttaatttgaaatgaatttAGAATGAACATCTTAAATCGTGAGAGACTTGCGCAACTTATAGATTAGTTCTTGAGGACGGTGTGACTATCATTCATCTCAAgctattttatttacaaataattaagCAAGTTGAAGAACAAGTCAAGGTTTGTGATTTGGCCTATCTTAAACAACATAATCCACTAGTGATCATTTTGCTTGAGCCAAGTGGGACCAAAGGTAACGAATTAGTAGATAGTGGATTTTAAAAGTTGGATGAGAAGTGTTCACAATGTCAAACTTTGCAGTGCATATCAGTTATGTTTTTTACGATTAAGACATTAAGTATGACATGAGTTGCTCTGCATCCGCAGAAACAaccatgaaaaaaagaaaaaaaacaagggAAGGCGCCGGTAACAAAACAGAGATACTGCTGATCTGAGCCACTCATTTCTCGGTGCAAGATCACAGATAaactctattaaaaaaatgagctCCATTTCACGCTTCCTCGTAATCGTTTCTATAGCCTTGGCTTCTTTATTGGATCTGAGGCAAAATAAATGTTAAGTTTGCAAATTTATTATCTTTGGAAGACTTTAGAATAACATGTGACAAAGACACAACAGAAGGTTACCTGACACGAAAAGAAAGAGCTGTTGAAAATTGAGGTGGATTTAAATCTCCAAAACAATATCtgcaagaagaaaaaagatttgCTCAGTGTTTGGCAACCTAAGAAGGGCTAATATGATATGAAGTTACATACATTCAGAATCAGTCTTGACCCATTTACAGCCATCATCATTTTCAGCTTCATCCTCCTTTGGCATCTTCCTGTCCTCGAGGCGCTTCTTGAGGGACAATGCCCGAGAAGAATGTTGggaatttattttcttgtgaaGGATTGTCCTTAAAAGCTGTATACAATATTCATTGTATTAATTAGGCAGACGCAGACCCACATATACATACATCAAATTGACTGCATATATACCTTCTCCATTCTTGATTCTTGGAGCTGAAGGGTGTCTCTAAGGCTCGGTGCTGGAGCAAATCCACTTCTACAAACAAACATCTTCTTCAGCAAAAATGAAATCGATTTCTTCCCAATTGCTTTCTTGCTGTTGTTTGCACAAATCTCTTTGAATTTACCAAGTATGACACTAAGTGTCTTTTcaatatcttcttcttcttcctctttttctctttcttcttctttttcttcatctttatctttatcttcgGAATCACTGCCAAGTACATTACTGATTCTCCTATCAACCTCCAAGCTTGATGGACAATTGAGAAATCTGTCCAGAGGAAGCTCAGCAATTTCCTTTTCCACAATATTGGGTTTTTGTCTCAACAGCTTAgttaactctttttttagtttacCGATTTCTTCAGGAGTGAAGTCTGCTATTTCCTCTGACGAGGATGGATCCTCTCTAAGAATGTTCTTCTCtgtcttttcttttacttcatTGTTATTTCCAAATGTACCAATTGCTAGTAAACCATCAGGCCAATCGCTTAATTCTTCTCGACGCACTAGTTTTGCATCATCTATGCAGTTCCAAACAACCAAATGAACACATTTTTCAATTCTCACAACAAGATAAGGATGTTATCCTAGTCCTAGAGTTGAACAAATtcaggagagaaaaaaaaaaaccctttgctctgttttggaGGCAagctaattataaattataacttgCAGCAAGCTAATTTGTCAGAAAAAAGGGAGCTGCTTTATCAaatcaacatttttaaaaaaaaattatatatatatatatatatatgaaaattaattccTGGGGGATATAAATAATTAGGATGATCAAACAATTCATggctaagataaaaaaatagagacatatttAAATACGACAAGACATGATTTAAAGAGTGTTTTCATAGTGTAAAgtacaattataaatatttatataaagaaaataaatagtatttttcataattaaaaactattaaaaaatcttgattgaaatagaaaatattaaatgaaaaactaagtattttcatattttaagaacTTATAAGGTTCTAgatgttttcttttgttaagagatatcaattctttaaataaattttaatactttGGGAGATTAATCTATTGCTCTTGATAGAGAGATATCttgggttaaaaaaaatatatttcttagatagttaaaaataataaattattttgaattgaaagatatttaaacctaaaagcATGAATTAACAGAACCCATGAGATAAATCCAATGttattcctaattttttttaataataatgctTAAAAGCAAGTTACTAATGCTTAATAATGCTTAAATTAGGTTTTTAAAATCATctgaaaattgataaaaataagttaaattaaacATACTTAAATAAAGTGTAATTCAACTcaatttattgtcattttttgtttcttacatataatcaaatatttaattattatagacATGATCTcggatattaaatataaatacttattttagtgaaagttcatatattaatttatcacaTTGTCAGACATCAACTCTTTCTATTAGACATAATTTCAATTGGTTCTCAAAAAAGAATTTTGTTCTATACTTTGAATGTTTAACTATTACATAATTCCTAATAATATAATATCGAGAAGTTCTaacttaattcatttaataaaatgtgtaaattattataaattttattgatatatttttttattcttacaaataaaaaaaatcataaatataatatttgatttgtATTTACTCGGTATGGGTCTCCGTAAGACTATATAGATAACAAagcttgatcctcttcttctttttcatttatatttgtaCAAAGATTATATATACATAGATATTTGCAAGCGTGTTTTCACTTATTttcaagttaaaataatttagctAACTGTTAGCGGACGTTAATAAATCCTCTCTGTATATATCTGTGGGTGGgtataataaaaatagagaaaacatGTGAGATAAGATATATAGTTGATTTGattgtaaaaagaaataatattataaaaatattatacagattattaaatgaaaataataactctgattaattatattataaaacttaattatgattattatatttttaagagattatgattattatattaaactCCTGCACTATGGGAAAGTTAATACACTAATctaagaagaaaatttcaaaggataaggaaaaatgattatatatgtGGCAACTTAATTAGATCCTCAACATTCCACTGAAGTATAACAccttttctatttataattagaatgggataatttttattgtaccctttaattttaataattcttataaagatatgcttataaaaaataataattatatgttaCATTATATATGATGTCAACtattttatgttcaaataaTTATAGTATTGGAGAGAAATATATGTAATCTATGGATCGTTATGATTTAGGATGTGcgatgaaaatattaaattttctaaGAGGAAGAAGATATACACATACAGAGTGcatttgaaatataaataattaagatatcTTTGCTGGGTCCGTGCCTTTCTTAATAGATCTGATCGAACGTTCATGCAACCAAAGATGATTTAGTTTCTTCATGTTGAACACCGAAGAACAAAAAAGGTCAAAAACTAACATCTTACAAAAACAAGCTAAAACATGTGTGAACTAAAATTCTGAAATATATGTAACTTTTCTTCTTGAggtactttaaaattaattaatacataaATCATTCCCAAGTACGCATCTAAAAGTCTAAACTTTTACAATGACATGTAAAAGAATCCACCCACTCCCCTTTTTATAACACAAGAATCTACTTATGATACAAGTAAAATAAGCATGCATACAAGAAAACATATATACGGTCGTCTCTCtgtcttactatatgtttctatTTCTTTCATCGTTTCCTTCAAAGACAGAAGCTCGATGGTGTGTGTTTCAGGCTACGAATATAAATATTCTTAGATCGTATTACTATTGGGCATGCTAGAAAAATCATGCATTAAcagagggagaaaaaaaaaaaagagtagaaaACTTACTAGTAGCTGTATATGTGTTTGGTTTTCTGATATCTTGTTTTCCACCAATTTTGTTTTGCATCCAGCTGAGGAACTGCAAAtgacaaaagcaaaaaaaaatctgGCGGTATGAATAACGTGAACTAATGTAAGATAACACAGTGATTCCTCGATATGATCTCtctttgagagagagagagaggaaactTACTTGCATTATGAGAGGCAGGGACTAATGAATGAATAAATGGGCTTAGAGACGCCTAGTGTGGAACGTACCAGCTACCAGCAAGTtagggaaaaaatatatatataaggtgaTCTGGAGAAAAGGGGGTTGGAAGAGCCAGGGGTGAGGGAAGTGTAAAAAGGAGGAGTGTGAAATTCTCTGTGGTCAGATCTTGCATGGAAGCCAATGACTATGAGGACTGAGCTTTGGGACTAGAAAACTGAGATGGGAATTTGATGAATTTCATGGCCAAATTGACCGTAGTATGCAGATATGATCTATGATATCGCTTTTGGATCACGGACTAATTTaccacttctctccctttccA is a genomic window containing:
- the LOC100786825 gene encoding protein NEGATIVE GRAVITROPIC RESPONSE OF ROOTS; this encodes MQFLSWMQNKIGGKQDIRKPNTYTATNDAKLVRREELSDWPDGLLAIGTFGNNNEVKEKTEKNILREDPSSSEEIADFTPEEIGKLKKELTKLLRQKPNIVEKEIAELPLDRFLNCPSSLEVDRRISNVLGSDSEDKDKDEEKEEEREKEEEEEDIEKTLSVILGKFKEICANNSKKAIGKKSISFLLKKMFVCRSGFAPAPSLRDTLQLQESRMEKLLRTILHKKINSQHSSRALSLKKRLEDRKMPKEDEAENDDGCKWVKTDSEYIVLEI